The Myxococcales bacterium genome includes the window CATGGCCTTGCTGCGGGTTTGGCGGTGAAACGCGTTGGCAAAGCGATGCGCCTCGTCGCGCAGGCGTGCCAAGAGATAGAGCTCGGCGGTGTTGCGGCGCAGCTCGATGGCGTCTTTGGCGGCGTGGAGATACACGCGGTCGGGTGCGTTGCCACTTTGCAAGTCGCGCTCCTTGGCGAGCGAGACGATGTCGATGCCGCCGGCGCCGACCGCGATGCCGAGCTCCTGCATCGCGGCAACCGCCATGCCGAGTTGGCCCTTGCCGCCGTCGACGACGATTAGATCGGGCAGGCGCCAGGCATCGGCTTTGCCGTTGCGGTCGCCATCGGCCTTGTCTTCGTCTTTGCCTTCGGCCTCTTGCGCGCGCGCGAGCCGGCGCGAGATCACCTCGCGCATCGCCTCAAAATCGTTGTTGGTGACGCTCTTGATGGTGAATTTGCGGTAGAGGCTTTTCTCGGGTAGGCCGTCGATAAAGGTCACCATGGACGCCACGGTGCCGGTGCCTTGGGTGTGCGCGATGTCGTAGCACTCGATGCGTTCAGGCACATTTGCCAGCCGCAAGCGCTCCTGCAACTTGGGCAAGGCGTCCGCGCCCTCCGGCATGCGCTGCTGACGCGAGGTGAGCTGCGCCGCGGCGTTCTGTGTGGCCATTTCGATCAAGCGAACTTTTTGGCCTCGTTGCGGCGCCAGCACGCGCACCTTGTGCCCGGCGCTCGCGGTCAGCCATTCGCCCAGCGCCTCGGCGTCTTCGAGTGGCTCAGGCGTGATGACCTCGCTCGGCACCAACATGCCTTCGTCGAGTTGATAATACTGGCCGATGCAGCCGCGAATCACCTCGGCGTCGGGCAGCTCTTGGTTTTTTTGCGCAAAGGCGCGTTGGCCGAGCAGCTTGCCATGGCGGATAAACATCACCACCACCTCGGCATGGTCTGCTTGCCGCGCGATGCCCCACACGTCTTGATCGACGAAGTCATCTTGCACCACGTGCTGCTTGGCCAGCGTACGCTCGACGGCGGCGATGGAATCGCGCAGCGCGGCGGCCTGCTCGAATTGCTCGTTTTCGGCGTTTTGCGCCATGCGCGCGCGCAGGCGGGTGACGAGGTCTTGATCGCGGCCTTGCAGAAACATCACAACGTCGTCGACTTGCTCGGCGTAGGCGGCGGCGTCGACCGCGAGGGACGACGCGCACGGTCCGGGACAGCGCTTGATTTGATATTGCAGGCAGGTGCGGCCGCGCGTCTGCAAGACGTTGTCGCTGCACGTGCGCAGCTGAAAGTGGCGATTGAGCAGCTTGAGTGTGTGCCGTGCCGAGCTCGCGGAATGATAAGGCCCAAAGTAGCGCGCGCCGTCGTTGCGAATGTGGCGGCCGACTTCGACGCGCGGGAACACAGCCGCGAGCGAGGTGCTGGCGCTTGGCTTGGCCGTCGGCGCGACGCGCAGCACGAGATATTGCTTATCGTCGCGCAATTTGACGTTAAAGCGCGGGCGGTGCTGCTTAATCAGCGAGTTCTCGAGCAAGAGCGCGGCTTTTTCGTCGGCGACGACGATGGTCTCGACGTTTACGGCGGCGCGTGGCAGATAGCCCGCGGCGACCACGTAGCGTTCGTCCTGGCCGCGGAAATACTGCCGCACGCGCACGCGCAGGCTCTTGGCCTTGCCGACGTAGATCACTACGCCATCGGCGTCGCGAAACAAATACACGCCGGGCTCAGCCGGCAGCGCATCGAGAATGTTATCGGCGATGGTCATCGCGGTGTGTTCCTAGCGCTACCTGCCAGGCAGGCGCGCGCAGTCTTTAAACATCACGATGATAAATACGACCAGGAAAAACATGATGCCGACCATGTGCACCATGGCCTCTATCTTTTGGTTGGCGCGGCGCCGCGTGATGAGTTCATAACCGAGAAACGCCAGGCGGCCACCGTCGAGCGCGGGCAGCGGCGGCAGGAGATTAAACACCGCGAGATAGACGTTGAGCACCATGAGGAGGCTGACGAACGGGATCCACCCCGACTCGGCCGCTTCCTTCATCATCGAGCCAATGCCGACGGGACCGCGCACGTCGAGCTTTTCCTTGCCCGATAGCAGCCGGCCAAACCCGGCGAGCTGCTCCTTGGTGAGGCGATACGGCTCGCGCACGGCGGCGAGCAACGTCGGCCCCACCGCGCCGGGCGCGCGCTCGCGCATCATGTGCATGCCGATGCGGTAGATGGTGCGGTCGCCGTCTTTGGTCTCCCGCGGGGTGACGCGAACATCGACGGGCGCGCCGAAGCGCTCGACCGTCAGCGTGACGGGCTGGCCCTTTGAGGCCTGGATTTGATCGATCAACGTTTCTGGCTTATCGATGCGCGTGCCATTGACCGCGATAATAGGCTCGTCGACCCACACCTTGCCGTGAGCGTCAAAGCCTGCCTCGGTGGCACCGACGAGGAGCCGCCCGGTAGGTTGCCCGATGGAAAAAAATAAAACAAACGCCAGGACCATCGCGCCGAGGTAGTTAAAGCCCGGGCCGGCGAAGATGGCGGCGATGCGCTGCCAGGTCGGCTTGTTGGGATAGGCGGACTTGTCTTGCGGATCAATGTCGTCGCCGACATTCATGCCGGAGATGGCGACGTAGCCGCCAAACAGAATGGGCGACAGCTGAAACTGCGCGCCGTTTTTATCCTTCCATTTAAGGATAGCCGGGCCAAAGCCGATGCTGAACTTGTCCACTTTCATGCCGCACCACCGCGCGACCAAGTAGTGACCGAGCTCGTGCACAAAAATGAGCACGCCCAGGGCCAGGATGACCAGGAGCCAATACATTGGCGGAACTGTACCACGTATGGTGCGGCCGGACGGCGAGGCGCCGGCGCGGAAAGCCTGGGGCTGACACCGCTACGCTGCGGTTGGCGGCCATGCTCAGTGAGGTGCGGTGCGTTACAAGGCAGCGGCGACGTGGCGGCCGCGCGCCTTCATCGCCAGCACGAGGCGGGGATGAATCGCGGTGGCGACGCCAAATAGCGAGCGCATCGCGCGTTCGTTGCGGTCGCGCCGCAGCATGAGACAGTTGGCGGTAAGGCGCATCGCATCGCACGAGCGCGCGGCGACGCGGGTGTAGGCGTC containing:
- the uvrC gene encoding excinuclease ABC subunit UvrC, with amino-acid sequence MTIADNILDALPAEPGVYLFRDADGVVIYVGKAKSLRVRVRQYFRGQDERYVVAAGYLPRAAVNVETIVVADEKAALLLENSLIKQHRPRFNVKLRDDKQYLVLRVAPTAKPSASTSLAAVFPRVEVGRHIRNDGARYFGPYHSASSARHTLKLLNRHFQLRTCSDNVLQTRGRTCLQYQIKRCPGPCASSLAVDAAAYAEQVDDVVMFLQGRDQDLVTRLRARMAQNAENEQFEQAAALRDSIAAVERTLAKQHVVQDDFVDQDVWGIARQADHAEVVVMFIRHGKLLGQRAFAQKNQELPDAEVIRGCIGQYYQLDEGMLVPSEVITPEPLEDAEALGEWLTASAGHKVRVLAPQRGQKVRLIEMATQNAAAQLTSRQQRMPEGADALPKLQERLRLANVPERIECYDIAHTQGTGTVASMVTFIDGLPEKSLYRKFTIKSVTNNDFEAMREVISRRLARAQEAEGKDEDKADGDRNGKADAWRLPDLIVVDGGKGQLGMAVAAMQELGIAVGAGGIDIVSLAKERDLQSGNAPDRVYLHAAKDAIELRRNTAELYLLARLRDEAHRFANAFHRQTRSKAMLGSELDGIPGVGPARRKALLVRFGSVRGVAAASEADIAATAGIGPALAHTIATALASPEKN
- a CDS encoding site-2 protease family protein, giving the protein MYWLLVILALGVLIFVHELGHYLVARWCGMKVDKFSIGFGPAILKWKDKNGAQFQLSPILFGGYVAISGMNVGDDIDPQDKSAYPNKPTWQRIAAIFAGPGFNYLGAMVLAFVLFFSIGQPTGRLLVGATEAGFDAHGKVWVDEPIIAVNGTRIDKPETLIDQIQASKGQPVTLTVERFGAPVDVRVTPRETKDGDRTIYRIGMHMMRERAPGAVGPTLLAAVREPYRLTKEQLAGFGRLLSGKEKLDVRGPVGIGSMMKEAAESGWIPFVSLLMVLNVYLAVFNLLPPLPALDGGRLAFLGYELITRRRANQKIEAMVHMVGIMFFLVVFIIVMFKDCARLPGR